AGAGGTTCGCGTCTGGGCGTGAGAAaaaggggcgccgggcgcgacttagAAGGATGTGCGGACGCTCGTCGCCaagtgagcggacgctcgtcacatagcgagcgCACGCTCGTTACATAGCGAGTGCACACTCGTTTCATAGCGAGCGGACGATCGTTGACCAGAGAACGAACGACCATCGAACAGagcgcagaggacgctcgtccagcacgcAGAGTAGGCCAGCAAGTGGACCCTCAGCGGAGAACGCTCGCCCAGctggcagaggacgctcgtccagacgctTGTCGCcaagagaggacgctcgtccagcgcgcagcaGAGGACACTCGTCCAgtagaggacgctcgtccagtagAGGACGCTCGAGACGCTCAtccagaaaattggacgttTGCCCAGCatattggacgctcgtccagaaaattggacgttcgcCCCAGAAGGAATCCCGTGACTCAATTATTGGACCTTCTTTTTAAGAAAACCAGATCCAGAATTTGTAGGAGAGTTCTGACGGAGAGGAGACCAGGGGAGACGCTGCAGCAGTTGCTCCAAgtgcttccatggtggaaaaccaccaatttccaccatctaatccatcatttctctcttctatgatgtatatgtgtagctaaaactccatttcactggggttgagagtaaatttctgaacttctatgtaatttctctattaatgcatgaacttgtttgaattatgtgtttTATCCTTATTACTCATGCCTATGATGGGAATCtaagctatttgaacggttaaatcgttgggaaatgtatgagaccgcggacctaggatagaactgctaaaggatttcaagtcctagacataggagggaatttttagtcatctgtgacattgtgtttaaggcaaatctgataactgaattagctaagggattagtaatttagtttgagtgattatgaactgtcatctgagggatcagggactgcatgcgcctagaatgtcgatgcttaattttgaggaattgtgttagtagaagattaccggagtgatgaacttgaattccaaccccagtgaactttaattcgactcttttaccactttaatttcatctgcatgtaaatcttaattttgttacaaaatttcactaaattagtaaactttaatcaatttgtgaatcaaaacaaatctcttgagAAAtcgatttccggacttaccggtttattacttgtatGATTCGGTatgcttgccgaggtctcaacatccaccaattgtttctccttgaTTAAACTTAAAAAGTCGCTAGATATAGTCAAACTACTACATCTAATGAAATCTACTTCATACTCCATCTGTAGCTTCAGATCTCTGAATTTCTCCACCAATTCCAATTCTTTGATCATCATATGAGAAACATGTACCATCTTCCTACTCAAAGCATCAGCTACTACATTCGCCTTTCCCGGATGGTACAAAAGTTCGAAGTCATAATCCTTTAAAAACTCCATCCACCACCTTTGCCTCATATTTAGCTCTTTTTGGTCAAATAAGTACTTCAAACTTTTGTGATCGCTGAATACTTGGAATTGAACACCATAAAGATAGTGTCGCCAAATCTTCAGAGAAAATACCACTACTGCCAGTTCTAGATCATGAGTAGGatagttcttctcatgaacctttaATTGTGTTGAAGCATAAGCCACTACCTTCCTTTCTTGCATGAGCACACATCCTAACCCCTGGTGTGAAGCATCACAGTAAATTTCAAAAGACTTACTTGGATTTGGGATAATCAATATTGGTGCACTTGTCAACCTGTGCTTCAATTCCAGGAAGCTTTTCTCACACTTATCTGTCCAAACAAACGGTTGATCTTTGCGAGTTAACTGTGTTAAAGGCGCtactattttagaaaaaccttcaataaattttctataatatcCAGCTAAACCCATAAAGCTTCGTATTTCCGTCGTAGTCTTTGGTCTCTCCCACCGTAGCACTGCTTCCACCTTGGTTGGATCCATTGCTATGCCTTGAGCTGATATAACATGTCCCAAGAATTGCACCTTCTgtatccagaattcacactttgacaactttgcatatagtttcttttctctcaagatCTCAAGCACAATTCTTAGATGCCCCTCATGTTCTTCTCGACTTTTGGAATAAataagtatgtcatctataaagactACAACAAACTTATCTAAGAAGGGTTGAAAGACTCTGTTCAAGTAATCCATGAACAAAGCTGGAGCATTAGTTACCCCGAATGGTATAACTACATACTCGTAATGCCCGTATCTTGATCTAAAAGCAGTCTTCTGTATATCTTCAGCTTTaaccaaaatttgatgatatccagaccttagatctatctttgaaaatacTTGAGCTCCATGCAACTAATCCATCAAATCATCAATCCTAGGCAAAtaatacttgttcttgatggttagCTTGTTCAACTGCCTGTAGTCGACACACAATCTAGAgctaccatctttcttcttcaccagcagTATCGGTGCCCCCCATGGTGATACGCTTGGTCGGATGAATTATTTTTCCAATagctcttcaatttgcttcttcagCTCTACCAACTCTACTGGGGCCATTCGATATGGAGATATCGATACGAGTCCAGCTTTAGGTATTAAATCGATGGAAAATTCTACTTCTCGTTGAGGTGGAAATCTTGGTATTTCTTCTGGGAATACATCACTAAACTCATTAACTATGGAAATATCaagattttgttcatttttctcaatttccACATGAGTCAAGATAATGAAACACAGAGATCCTTCTTTCGTTTCCTTCAAAACTTGTTGTAATGACAACAACTCCGCTTCTTCAGGATCAGGGAAAATCAACTCCTTCTTGTTAGAGTCTATAAGGATATGATTGGTagataaccaatccattcctaagattACATCTAAACCTTGTAGAGGTAAAGATATAAGATGTACTTTGAACCTACGTTCTTCTACAATGATTGGACATTGAGGACACATCCTcgatgtttttatcaatttagagGCTGGTGTAGATACTATAAGATCATACTGTAGCTCTTTTACGGGTAGGTTCAACTCttgaataagagtttcaaaacttcccacatttcttgtgcagttttacaaacagaaatcttgtaaaactcgtcaacagttaaagcagatgaaataatattgcaagcttttacatcattacaaaattttttcttatcttcaatagtccattggtcacggggctttggttcctgcatattgttagttggaacaaaaggaccaaatgcaacagcatcccaaatatctatatcaatagattccataaaaatttgcattctgaccttccaaaatgcgtaattttcacctgtgaatagtggtggtctattgatagaagcaccctctgcaaaggtttgatgtgatcctgccatttgaatgactatcaaagagagctctgataccaattgtcagagcggctgcaacGGAATGGTTaacgtggaataacaaaccaagagggggggtgaattggttcttactaaaaacgtgtgccttaaaaatttatactcaattaaacttacttagcaaataataaagacaataaaatagagtaaggttgagagaaatttgcacagatgattttatcctggttcggatcttaccaatcctacgtccagtcgcttatctcaaaacaagataaacacttcactaatcacaaaacaattacaaactacaatcacacagatacaatttgtaagagtttagaaaacacctctcttgatgccacaagagatgaaacaacacctcctttgaatcttcacaaaggatgaaacacttcctccgaatacttcacgaaggatgacttcctcttccgaacacttcctcagacacaccaaggatgaaccagttattcctctatcaccgtagcagtatttcaccaactctacagacagagtttccttagctgagcaagagcacacaattctcaagagtttctgagtatttgagcacaagggaaaaGTTGTAGTTCATgaccttgagaggaaatgagagtcaaTTTATAgcctcatccaaaggctcttccatttttcgttttcagcctttctgactgtgttaatcgattatcttaagtggttaatcgattaacgcttcaatggatagtccaacggctctaaaaatggctagtttttcaaacggacaccttgctaatcgattaacagcccatgctaatcgattagcgctaatcgattaacagcccttgttaatcgattagcatgcagtgcagagcttttccattgctctctggaataatcgattactgatccctgttaatcgattagcactgcatagtttttgcttcttggtacatttttacatcacttttgaatgcatacataaaattactaatttcctatgttcatacagttattacaaaagttacaagtcttcaaaaatcattcttcatgagtcttggttgttcttgacttgatttagatatcatcaaaacttcatcgtcatcattttgctaacaatctccccctttttgatgatgatcaaaaccttcttgatgtttaaagcttttgataataatctgtatttaaaacacaacttaaggaagaaacaattgttagtgaacttagaaataagtttaaggctttaaatattttatttctccccctttttgatcattattaaaaagtgatgtataattgctccccctaaacttattagaaattatactcccccttaataaaaggacatatgcatagaaatattaaggaaaaacaacatattttattgaatttaaagaggcaagcatacaaagaagttaaatatatagCACACATCACTACAAAAATCATAGAATTTGCTGTATTTACTGTCTGTAACacttgctaatcgattaacaggacgtgctaatcgattagcgctaatcgattagtggcactgactaatcgattaactgacgctgatttccgaaaaCCATCAGAATTTACCTATTTCCAATTTTTAAGATGTTTTCAATATTCCTaaatctcttctaagctcatagaatctatccttaggcaatgctttggtgaatatatcagctaattgatgttgtgtatcaatatattctatttcacaatctcctttttgcacatgatatctaagaaagtgatgcctaatctcaatgtgcttggttctagaatgcattatgggattctttgtaagatttattgcacttgtattatcacacttaagcggaatatgatctaaatgaatgtcataatcttctaattgctgtttcatccataaaatttgcgcacaacaatttccagcagcaatatATTTAGCCTCAGTGgttgataaggctacacaggcttgtttcttagagttccaagaaactaaggaactacctagaagatgacatgttccactagtgctttttctatctatcttacaacctccataatctaCATCGGAAaaacctacaagactaggttccgttcctgatggataccataaaccaaatgatgcagttcccttaagatatttcaatattcttttaactgctgtaagggattctctaggactagattgatacctagcacacacacaaacactctgcataatatccggtctactagcagtaaggtataacaaagaacctatcatgcatctatatttagtttgatttacctctttacctgactcatctttgtcaagatagcaagaggttcccataggtgtagatgcttcctttgccttgtccatttcaaacttcttaagaatttctttacaatacttagtttgagaaatgaacgtaccttctttcatttgcttaatttgaagaccgaggaagaatgttaattctcccatcatagacatttcaaattcaccctacatagtcttagcaaattcctcacaaagagatttattagttgatccaaaaataatatcatcaacatatacttgaataatcaaaatatgttttccgactcttttaataaacaaagtggaatcaacttttcctctattaaaatctttttctaaaagaaaattgctaagtctttcatatcaagatctaggtgctt
The Vigna angularis cultivar LongXiaoDou No.4 chromosome 5, ASM1680809v1, whole genome shotgun sequence genome window above contains:
- the LOC128196608 gene encoding uncharacterized protein LOC128196608 — its product is MCPQCPIIVEERRFKVHLISLPLQGLDVILGMDWLSTNHILIDSNKKELIFPDPEEAELLSLQQVLKETKEGSLCFIILTHVEIEKNEQNLDISIVNEFSDVFPEEIPRFPPQREVEFSIDLIPKAGLVSISPYRMAPVELVELKKQIEELLEK